Proteins from a genomic interval of Haemorhous mexicanus isolate bHaeMex1 chromosome Z, bHaeMex1.pri, whole genome shotgun sequence:
- the TMEM38B gene encoding trimeric intracellular cation channel type B isoform X3, with the protein MELWQVPLSFSRLRMFPFFDLAHYVASVLALKEQRGVVEVSVRSPLACWFSAMLYCFGGSVLSSLMLGEPPVAFLAKTINILLASSVWYLVFYCPEDIFCRCFSFLPLRLLVAGMKEVTRTWKITDGIAHADVVYKDACLIMVAVGWARGAGGGLISNFEQLVRGVWKPETNELLQMSYPVKVTLIGAVLFTLQRRQYLPIAKHNLVFLYTIFLVVFKELPSQWLPADGSL; encoded by the exons ATGGAGCTGTGGCAGGTGCCGCTGAGCTTCTCCCGCCTCCGCATGTTCCCTTTCTTCGACCTGGCGCATTATGTCGCCTCTGTCCTGGCGCTGAAGGAGCAGCGGG gagtTGTGGAAGTGTCGGTCCGAAGTCCCTTGGCCTGCTGGTTTAGTGCAATGCTTTATTGCTTTGGGGGTTCAGTTTTGTCTTCCTTGATGCTTGGTGAACCTCCAGTAGCATTTCTGGCAAAGACCATAAATATTCTACTGGCATCCTCAGTCTG GTATCTAGTGTTTTACTGCCCAGAGGACATATTCTGCcgctgcttttcctttctgcctctTCGTCTTCTGGTGGCAGGAATGAAAGAAGTGACAAGGACTTGGAAGATCACAGATGGCATTGCACATGCAGACGTTGTCTACAAAGATGCCTGTCTTATCATGGTGGCCGTGGGCTGGGCCAGAG GTGCTGGTGGTGGCTTAATTTCCAACTTTGAGCAGCTGGTGAGAGGAGTGTGGAAACCTGAAACCAATGAGCTCCTGCAGATGTCCta CCCTGTGAAGGTAACTTTGATAGGAGCAGTTCTTTTCACCCTGCAACGCAGACAGTACTTGCCAATAGCAAAACACAACCTTGTGTTTTTATACACCATCTTTCTTGTTGTCTTCAAG
- the TMEM38B gene encoding trimeric intracellular cation channel type B isoform X1 produces MELWQVPLSFSRLRMFPFFDLAHYVASVLALKEQRGVVEVSVRSPLACWFSAMLYCFGGSVLSSLMLGEPPVAFLAKTINILLASSVWYLVFYCPEDIFCRCFSFLPLRLLVAGMKEVTRTWKITDGIAHADVVYKDACLIMVAVGWARGAGGGLISNFEQLVRGVWKPETNELLQMSYPVKVTLIGAVLFTLQRRQYLPIAKHNLVFLYTIFLVVFKVKMMLTGCATSPLAPIEAAVGQMFFGSRKTPSKVKGESATSSNGSSVCDQPSEQHHEGAKKKQAKKTD; encoded by the exons ATGGAGCTGTGGCAGGTGCCGCTGAGCTTCTCCCGCCTCCGCATGTTCCCTTTCTTCGACCTGGCGCATTATGTCGCCTCTGTCCTGGCGCTGAAGGAGCAGCGGG gagtTGTGGAAGTGTCGGTCCGAAGTCCCTTGGCCTGCTGGTTTAGTGCAATGCTTTATTGCTTTGGGGGTTCAGTTTTGTCTTCCTTGATGCTTGGTGAACCTCCAGTAGCATTTCTGGCAAAGACCATAAATATTCTACTGGCATCCTCAGTCTG GTATCTAGTGTTTTACTGCCCAGAGGACATATTCTGCcgctgcttttcctttctgcctctTCGTCTTCTGGTGGCAGGAATGAAAGAAGTGACAAGGACTTGGAAGATCACAGATGGCATTGCACATGCAGACGTTGTCTACAAAGATGCCTGTCTTATCATGGTGGCCGTGGGCTGGGCCAGAG GTGCTGGTGGTGGCTTAATTTCCAACTTTGAGCAGCTGGTGAGAGGAGTGTGGAAACCTGAAACCAATGAGCTCCTGCAGATGTCCta CCCTGTGAAGGTAACTTTGATAGGAGCAGTTCTTTTCACCCTGCAACGCAGACAGTACTTGCCAATAGCAAAACACAACCTTGTGTTTTTATACACCATCTTTCTTGTTGTCTTCAAG GTAAAAATGATGTTGACAGGATGTGCAACTTCTCCACTTGCTCCCATTGAGGCTGCAGTGGGCCAAATGTTTTTTGGCTCACGAAAGACACCTTCCAAAGTGAAGGGTGAAAGTGCCACATCTTCCAACGGCTCTTCAGTCTGTGACCAGCCTTCTGAGCAGCACCATGAGGGTGCtaagaaaaaacaagcaaagaaaacagactAA
- the TMEM38B gene encoding trimeric intracellular cation channel type B isoform X2 → MELWQVPLSFSRLRMFPFFDLAHYVASVLALKEQRGVVEVSVRSPLACWFSAMLYCFGGSVLSSLMLGEPPVAFLAKTINILLASSVWYLVFYCPEDIFCRCFSFLPLRLLVAGMKEVTRTWKITDGIAHADVVYKDACLIMVAVGWARGAGGGLISNFEQLVRGVWKPETNELLQMSYPVKVTLIGAVLFTLQRRQYLPIAKHNLVFLYTIFLVVFKRFSELHGCQIYWN, encoded by the exons ATGGAGCTGTGGCAGGTGCCGCTGAGCTTCTCCCGCCTCCGCATGTTCCCTTTCTTCGACCTGGCGCATTATGTCGCCTCTGTCCTGGCGCTGAAGGAGCAGCGGG gagtTGTGGAAGTGTCGGTCCGAAGTCCCTTGGCCTGCTGGTTTAGTGCAATGCTTTATTGCTTTGGGGGTTCAGTTTTGTCTTCCTTGATGCTTGGTGAACCTCCAGTAGCATTTCTGGCAAAGACCATAAATATTCTACTGGCATCCTCAGTCTG GTATCTAGTGTTTTACTGCCCAGAGGACATATTCTGCcgctgcttttcctttctgcctctTCGTCTTCTGGTGGCAGGAATGAAAGAAGTGACAAGGACTTGGAAGATCACAGATGGCATTGCACATGCAGACGTTGTCTACAAAGATGCCTGTCTTATCATGGTGGCCGTGGGCTGGGCCAGAG GTGCTGGTGGTGGCTTAATTTCCAACTTTGAGCAGCTGGTGAGAGGAGTGTGGAAACCTGAAACCAATGAGCTCCTGCAGATGTCCta CCCTGTGAAGGTAACTTTGATAGGAGCAGTTCTTTTCACCCTGCAACGCAGACAGTACTTGCCAATAGCAAAACACAACCTTGTGTTTTTATACACCATCTTTCTTGTTGTCTTCAAG CGTTTCTCAGAACTGCATGGATGTCAAATTTACTGGAATTAG